In a genomic window of Lepisosteus oculatus isolate fLepOcu1 chromosome 5, fLepOcu1.hap2, whole genome shotgun sequence:
- the dennd2db gene encoding DENN/MADD domain containing 2Db isoform X4, with protein sequence MYTLIKNVGSMWSCCPRPSDDLNGSQNYFTVNDPNPADEKPCVEAPSAAHGNGNNLGPSVAQHPDPMKSSENDGVDNISKRFSTLFSSFRGKLTKEKPGKDQAPPVASDEITRSGTEPREPRYASGQFFFEYLVVVTLQKKNDGGYEPQIIYQFPKRDGMVRFQKEEEEKTLKAITLFCFPEGISWAPLTEYRSETFSFVLTEIDGSRRNGYCRRLLPHGKGARPPEAYCIISKLACFGLFSKIFDEVEKRSQISKAMIYPFMQSLREAPFPAPGNTVKVKSFIPESGTEIIELTRPLDSWLEHVDFRTLFSCLKDEELLQVFASTVLERRIVFIAEELSTLSQCLHAVAALLYPFTWQHTFISIVPEILIDVTMAPTPYLLGVQKRLLDQIMDQSDLLIVDLSEGTSKKFIMTIGDEKNILPPKLQEEILQALSMRKENSTPEELNRLVSDAFLPFFVKTVGHFASYVKRNGNGQPGVFQKRNFYKAIESKSTRKFVKRFIQTQMFDLFIQDVEQQQASQDGFFQKKIAEYQEKKKKEKSRKQ encoded by the exons atGAGAAGCCCTGTGTTGAGGCTCCCAGTGCAGCTCATGGGAATGGGAATAACCTTGGGCCTTCTGTGGCTCAGCACC CAGATCCCATGAAGTCCAGCGAGAACGATGGTGTGGATAATATATCGAAGAGGTTTAGTACGCTGTTCTCTTCATTCCGGGGGAAACTGACCAAAGAGA AGCCCGGGAAGGATCAAGCTCCACCAGTGGCCAGTGATGAGATCACCAGGTCAGGCACAGAGCCCAGAGAGCCGCGCTACGCCAGCGGGCAATTTTTCTTCGAGTACCTGGTGGTTGTGACTCTGCAGAAGAAGAACGATGGAGGATATGAGCCTCAGATCATCTACCAGTTCCCAAAG CGTGATGGGATGGTGAGATtccagaaggaggaggaggagaagacaCTCAAGGCCATCACGCTTTTCTGTTTCCCTGAGGGGATCAGCTGGGCACCCCTTACTGAATACAGGAG TGAAACCTTCTCGTTCGTCCTGACAGAAATCGATGGGAGCAGGAGAAATGGATACTGCAGACGCTTACTG CCTCATGGGAAGGGAGCGCGGCCACCAGAGGCCTACTGCATCATCAGCAAGCTGGCCTGCTTCGGACTGTTCTCCAAG ATTTTTGACGAGGTGGAGAAGCGCAGCCAGATTTCGAAGGCGATGATCTACCCGTTCATGCAGAGCCTCCGGGAGGCGCCCTTCCCTGCGCCGGGAAACACCGTCAAAGTCAAGAGCTTCATCCCCGAATCCGGCACGGAG ATCATTGAGCTGACGCGCCCCCTGGACTCCTGGCTCGAGCACGTGGACTTTCGCACCCTCTTCAGCTGCCTGAAGGACGAGGAGCTGCTCCAGGTCTTCGCTTCCACGGTGCTGGAGAGGAGGATCGTCTTCATCGCTGAGGAGCTGAG CACGCTCTCTCAGTGTCTCCACGCGGTGGCGGCCCTGCTCTATCCCTTCACGTGGCAGCACACCTTCATCTCCATCGTGCCCGAGATCCTCATCGACGTGACCATGGCGCCCACCCCCTACCTGCTGGGCGTGCAGAAGCGCCTGCTGGACCAGATTATGGACCAGAGTGAT TTGCTCATAGTGGATTTGTCCGAAGGAACCTCCAAAAAGTTCATCATGACC ATCGGAGATGAGAAGAATATTCTGCCACCAAAATTGCAAGAGGAGATCCTTCAGGCGCTCAGCATGAGGAAGGAGAATTCGA CCCCGGAGGAGCTCAACCGGCTCGTGTCGGACGCCTTCCTGCCTTTCTTCGTGAAGACGGTGGGACACTTTGCCTCCTACGTGAAGCGGAACGGCAACGGCCAGCCGGGCGTCTTCCAGAAAAGGAACTTCTACAAGGCCATTGAGTCCAAGAGCACCCGCAAGTTCGTCAAGAGATTCATCCAGACCCAGATGTTCGACCTCTTCATCCAGGATGTGGAGCAGCAACAGGCCTCTCAGGATG gattttttcagaaaaagattGCGGAATACcaagagaagaagaagaaggaaaaatcaAGGAAACAATAG
- the dennd2db gene encoding DENN/MADD domain containing 2Db isoform X5, producing MSEEQAKGGSGRIVKALTHFGKDATKNEKPCVEAPSAAHGNGNNLGPSVAQHPDPMKSSENDGVDNISKRFSTLFSSFRGKLTKEKPGKDQAPPVASDEITRSGTEPREPRYASGQFFFEYLVVVTLQKKNDGGYEPQIIYQFPKRDGMVRFQKEEEEKTLKAITLFCFPEGISWAPLTEYRSETFSFVLTEIDGSRRNGYCRRLLPHGKGARPPEAYCIISKLACFGLFSKIFDEVEKRSQISKAMIYPFMQSLREAPFPAPGNTVKVKSFIPESGTEIIELTRPLDSWLEHVDFRTLFSCLKDEELLQVFASTVLERRIVFIAEELSTLSQCLHAVAALLYPFTWQHTFISIVPEILIDVTMAPTPYLLGVQKRLLDQIMDQSDLLIVDLSEGTSKKFIMTIGDEKNILPPKLQEEILQALSMRKENSTPEELNRLVSDAFLPFFVKTVGHFASYVKRNGNGQPGVFQKRNFYKAIESKSTRKFVKRFIQTQMFDLFIQDVEQQQASQDGFFQKKIAEYQEKKKKEKSRKQ from the exons atGAGAAGCCCTGTGTTGAGGCTCCCAGTGCAGCTCATGGGAATGGGAATAACCTTGGGCCTTCTGTGGCTCAGCACC CAGATCCCATGAAGTCCAGCGAGAACGATGGTGTGGATAATATATCGAAGAGGTTTAGTACGCTGTTCTCTTCATTCCGGGGGAAACTGACCAAAGAGA AGCCCGGGAAGGATCAAGCTCCACCAGTGGCCAGTGATGAGATCACCAGGTCAGGCACAGAGCCCAGAGAGCCGCGCTACGCCAGCGGGCAATTTTTCTTCGAGTACCTGGTGGTTGTGACTCTGCAGAAGAAGAACGATGGAGGATATGAGCCTCAGATCATCTACCAGTTCCCAAAG CGTGATGGGATGGTGAGATtccagaaggaggaggaggagaagacaCTCAAGGCCATCACGCTTTTCTGTTTCCCTGAGGGGATCAGCTGGGCACCCCTTACTGAATACAGGAG TGAAACCTTCTCGTTCGTCCTGACAGAAATCGATGGGAGCAGGAGAAATGGATACTGCAGACGCTTACTG CCTCATGGGAAGGGAGCGCGGCCACCAGAGGCCTACTGCATCATCAGCAAGCTGGCCTGCTTCGGACTGTTCTCCAAG ATTTTTGACGAGGTGGAGAAGCGCAGCCAGATTTCGAAGGCGATGATCTACCCGTTCATGCAGAGCCTCCGGGAGGCGCCCTTCCCTGCGCCGGGAAACACCGTCAAAGTCAAGAGCTTCATCCCCGAATCCGGCACGGAG ATCATTGAGCTGACGCGCCCCCTGGACTCCTGGCTCGAGCACGTGGACTTTCGCACCCTCTTCAGCTGCCTGAAGGACGAGGAGCTGCTCCAGGTCTTCGCTTCCACGGTGCTGGAGAGGAGGATCGTCTTCATCGCTGAGGAGCTGAG CACGCTCTCTCAGTGTCTCCACGCGGTGGCGGCCCTGCTCTATCCCTTCACGTGGCAGCACACCTTCATCTCCATCGTGCCCGAGATCCTCATCGACGTGACCATGGCGCCCACCCCCTACCTGCTGGGCGTGCAGAAGCGCCTGCTGGACCAGATTATGGACCAGAGTGAT TTGCTCATAGTGGATTTGTCCGAAGGAACCTCCAAAAAGTTCATCATGACC ATCGGAGATGAGAAGAATATTCTGCCACCAAAATTGCAAGAGGAGATCCTTCAGGCGCTCAGCATGAGGAAGGAGAATTCGA CCCCGGAGGAGCTCAACCGGCTCGTGTCGGACGCCTTCCTGCCTTTCTTCGTGAAGACGGTGGGACACTTTGCCTCCTACGTGAAGCGGAACGGCAACGGCCAGCCGGGCGTCTTCCAGAAAAGGAACTTCTACAAGGCCATTGAGTCCAAGAGCACCCGCAAGTTCGTCAAGAGATTCATCCAGACCCAGATGTTCGACCTCTTCATCCAGGATGTGGAGCAGCAACAGGCCTCTCAGGATG gattttttcagaaaaagattGCGGAATACcaagagaagaagaagaaggaaaaatcaAGGAAACAATAG
- the dennd2db gene encoding DENN/MADD domain containing 2Db isoform X6, protein MSEEQAKGGSGRIVKALTHFGKDATKNEKPCVEAPSAAHGNGNNLGPSVAQHHPMKSSENDGVDNISKRFSTLFSSFRGKLTKEKPGKDQAPPVASDEITRSGTEPREPRYASGQFFFEYLVVVTLQKKNDGGYEPQIIYQFPKRDGMVRFQKEEEEKTLKAITLFCFPEGISWAPLTEYRSETFSFVLTEIDGSRRNGYCRRLLPHGKGARPPEAYCIISKLACFGLFSKIFDEVEKRSQISKAMIYPFMQSLREAPFPAPGNTVKVKSFIPESGTEIIELTRPLDSWLEHVDFRTLFSCLKDEELLQVFASTVLERRIVFIAEELSTLSQCLHAVAALLYPFTWQHTFISIVPEILIDVTMAPTPYLLGVQKRLLDQIMDQSDLLIVDLSEGTSKKFIMTIGDEKNILPPKLQEEILQALSMRKENSTPEELNRLVSDAFLPFFVKTVGHFASYVKRNGNGQPGVFQKRNFYKAIESKSTRKFVKRFIQTQMFDLFIQDVEQQQASQDGFFQKKIAEYQEKKKKEKSRKQ, encoded by the exons atGAGAAGCCCTGTGTTGAGGCTCCCAGTGCAGCTCATGGGAATGGGAATAACCTTGGGCCTTCTGTGGCTCAGCACC ATCCCATGAAGTCCAGCGAGAACGATGGTGTGGATAATATATCGAAGAGGTTTAGTACGCTGTTCTCTTCATTCCGGGGGAAACTGACCAAAGAGA AGCCCGGGAAGGATCAAGCTCCACCAGTGGCCAGTGATGAGATCACCAGGTCAGGCACAGAGCCCAGAGAGCCGCGCTACGCCAGCGGGCAATTTTTCTTCGAGTACCTGGTGGTTGTGACTCTGCAGAAGAAGAACGATGGAGGATATGAGCCTCAGATCATCTACCAGTTCCCAAAG CGTGATGGGATGGTGAGATtccagaaggaggaggaggagaagacaCTCAAGGCCATCACGCTTTTCTGTTTCCCTGAGGGGATCAGCTGGGCACCCCTTACTGAATACAGGAG TGAAACCTTCTCGTTCGTCCTGACAGAAATCGATGGGAGCAGGAGAAATGGATACTGCAGACGCTTACTG CCTCATGGGAAGGGAGCGCGGCCACCAGAGGCCTACTGCATCATCAGCAAGCTGGCCTGCTTCGGACTGTTCTCCAAG ATTTTTGACGAGGTGGAGAAGCGCAGCCAGATTTCGAAGGCGATGATCTACCCGTTCATGCAGAGCCTCCGGGAGGCGCCCTTCCCTGCGCCGGGAAACACCGTCAAAGTCAAGAGCTTCATCCCCGAATCCGGCACGGAG ATCATTGAGCTGACGCGCCCCCTGGACTCCTGGCTCGAGCACGTGGACTTTCGCACCCTCTTCAGCTGCCTGAAGGACGAGGAGCTGCTCCAGGTCTTCGCTTCCACGGTGCTGGAGAGGAGGATCGTCTTCATCGCTGAGGAGCTGAG CACGCTCTCTCAGTGTCTCCACGCGGTGGCGGCCCTGCTCTATCCCTTCACGTGGCAGCACACCTTCATCTCCATCGTGCCCGAGATCCTCATCGACGTGACCATGGCGCCCACCCCCTACCTGCTGGGCGTGCAGAAGCGCCTGCTGGACCAGATTATGGACCAGAGTGAT TTGCTCATAGTGGATTTGTCCGAAGGAACCTCCAAAAAGTTCATCATGACC ATCGGAGATGAGAAGAATATTCTGCCACCAAAATTGCAAGAGGAGATCCTTCAGGCGCTCAGCATGAGGAAGGAGAATTCGA CCCCGGAGGAGCTCAACCGGCTCGTGTCGGACGCCTTCCTGCCTTTCTTCGTGAAGACGGTGGGACACTTTGCCTCCTACGTGAAGCGGAACGGCAACGGCCAGCCGGGCGTCTTCCAGAAAAGGAACTTCTACAAGGCCATTGAGTCCAAGAGCACCCGCAAGTTCGTCAAGAGATTCATCCAGACCCAGATGTTCGACCTCTTCATCCAGGATGTGGAGCAGCAACAGGCCTCTCAGGATG gattttttcagaaaaagattGCGGAATACcaagagaagaagaagaaggaaaaatcaAGGAAACAATAG
- the dennd2db gene encoding DENN/MADD domain containing 2Db isoform X7, protein MSEEQAKGGSGRIVKALTHFGKDATKTDPMKSSENDGVDNISKRFSTLFSSFRGKLTKEKPGKDQAPPVASDEITRSGTEPREPRYASGQFFFEYLVVVTLQKKNDGGYEPQIIYQFPKRDGMVRFQKEEEEKTLKAITLFCFPEGISWAPLTEYRSETFSFVLTEIDGSRRNGYCRRLLPHGKGARPPEAYCIISKLACFGLFSKIFDEVEKRSQISKAMIYPFMQSLREAPFPAPGNTVKVKSFIPESGTEIIELTRPLDSWLEHVDFRTLFSCLKDEELLQVFASTVLERRIVFIAEELSTLSQCLHAVAALLYPFTWQHTFISIVPEILIDVTMAPTPYLLGVQKRLLDQIMDQSDLLIVDLSEGTSKKFIMTIGDEKNILPPKLQEEILQALSMRKENSTPEELNRLVSDAFLPFFVKTVGHFASYVKRNGNGQPGVFQKRNFYKAIESKSTRKFVKRFIQTQMFDLFIQDVEQQQASQDGFFQKKIAEYQEKKKKEKSRKQ, encoded by the exons CAGATCCCATGAAGTCCAGCGAGAACGATGGTGTGGATAATATATCGAAGAGGTTTAGTACGCTGTTCTCTTCATTCCGGGGGAAACTGACCAAAGAGA AGCCCGGGAAGGATCAAGCTCCACCAGTGGCCAGTGATGAGATCACCAGGTCAGGCACAGAGCCCAGAGAGCCGCGCTACGCCAGCGGGCAATTTTTCTTCGAGTACCTGGTGGTTGTGACTCTGCAGAAGAAGAACGATGGAGGATATGAGCCTCAGATCATCTACCAGTTCCCAAAG CGTGATGGGATGGTGAGATtccagaaggaggaggaggagaagacaCTCAAGGCCATCACGCTTTTCTGTTTCCCTGAGGGGATCAGCTGGGCACCCCTTACTGAATACAGGAG TGAAACCTTCTCGTTCGTCCTGACAGAAATCGATGGGAGCAGGAGAAATGGATACTGCAGACGCTTACTG CCTCATGGGAAGGGAGCGCGGCCACCAGAGGCCTACTGCATCATCAGCAAGCTGGCCTGCTTCGGACTGTTCTCCAAG ATTTTTGACGAGGTGGAGAAGCGCAGCCAGATTTCGAAGGCGATGATCTACCCGTTCATGCAGAGCCTCCGGGAGGCGCCCTTCCCTGCGCCGGGAAACACCGTCAAAGTCAAGAGCTTCATCCCCGAATCCGGCACGGAG ATCATTGAGCTGACGCGCCCCCTGGACTCCTGGCTCGAGCACGTGGACTTTCGCACCCTCTTCAGCTGCCTGAAGGACGAGGAGCTGCTCCAGGTCTTCGCTTCCACGGTGCTGGAGAGGAGGATCGTCTTCATCGCTGAGGAGCTGAG CACGCTCTCTCAGTGTCTCCACGCGGTGGCGGCCCTGCTCTATCCCTTCACGTGGCAGCACACCTTCATCTCCATCGTGCCCGAGATCCTCATCGACGTGACCATGGCGCCCACCCCCTACCTGCTGGGCGTGCAGAAGCGCCTGCTGGACCAGATTATGGACCAGAGTGAT TTGCTCATAGTGGATTTGTCCGAAGGAACCTCCAAAAAGTTCATCATGACC ATCGGAGATGAGAAGAATATTCTGCCACCAAAATTGCAAGAGGAGATCCTTCAGGCGCTCAGCATGAGGAAGGAGAATTCGA CCCCGGAGGAGCTCAACCGGCTCGTGTCGGACGCCTTCCTGCCTTTCTTCGTGAAGACGGTGGGACACTTTGCCTCCTACGTGAAGCGGAACGGCAACGGCCAGCCGGGCGTCTTCCAGAAAAGGAACTTCTACAAGGCCATTGAGTCCAAGAGCACCCGCAAGTTCGTCAAGAGATTCATCCAGACCCAGATGTTCGACCTCTTCATCCAGGATGTGGAGCAGCAACAGGCCTCTCAGGATG gattttttcagaaaaagattGCGGAATACcaagagaagaagaagaaggaaaaatcaAGGAAACAATAG